The Flavipsychrobacter sp. genome contains the following window.
ACAGCCCGTCATTAATGTATTGAACCAGATAGCATATTTATCTATGCGCAACATTTTGTTGAACAGCATTTGCGGTTCTGTAGCACTAGCTGTGGTCAGCTCCCAGATATTGATACCTAGTAGTGCCAGCATCGCTATGATGGCTATAGAAACTATTGACTTCTTGTCTTTAGACAAAAAGCCTGAGTACATAAGCACAATTCCCAATATTGTAGCAGCAATAATTGCCTTCATTACTTATACAGTAGTTATTAGTCAATATTCAAATTAGGGCATCATCGTATTTACTGCGGTCGCTGTCATTTCTAACAACGGCTTTGGATAAACACCTAAAAATATGATAAGGCCAATAATAATAGCCAACCCAATGTATTCGTTTGTTGTAAGGTCTTTACCTTCTTTCATCTCTACCACACTACCATAAGCAGTACGCTGTATCATATTCAGCGTATATACTGCTCCTAGTATCACACCTAAACCTGCTATCACCATAAAGGTAATATGGTATTCGGAAGCGCTTTGGAACAAGCCGTTGAACAGCATAAACTCGCCCACAAACCCATTTGTAAGTGGCAGTGCTATATTAGCTAAAGACACGATCACTAATGCAATGGCCATCTTTGGTGCAGCCGTAGCCATACCACCCAGCTTGCTCATGTTGCGTGTACCGTAGCGTTGCTCTATCATATGTACGATTACCCACATACCTGCTATATTGATACCGTGGTTGAACATCTGTACTGCCAACCCATGCATACCTACATTAGTACCAGCAAAAGCAGCGGCACTCATCAAGCCCATATGCGCAATAGAGGAATAAGCCACTAATCGCTTCAGGTCTTTTTGCACAATAGCTAATAGTGATGCATAAACAATACCTATTATAGATAATGTAATTACTGTGTCAGACCAATAAGCTACTCCTTCCGGCAACACAGGTAACAACCAACGAAGCACTGCAAACAAACCCATTTTCACCATCAATGCGCTAAGCACAATGGTAAC
Protein-coding sequences here:
- a CDS encoding NADH-quinone oxidoreductase subunit M, which translates into the protein MIVTLLIVVPLIAGIYSLFVKNDSVKGTAIASTVITLVVGALVGMDAYTAPVSWSMDWIPTLGTKLSFVADGVSTMLSLLVSIVMLVVYISGLNKKVDNQGSFYGLLLLSQAGITGVFLASDALLFYFFWELALIPVYFLCSQWGGERRIAVTLKFFIYTFVGSLMLLAAIIYLATQSAGGTSFAWEHIVRVGSSLPVDQQQWLFWLIFIAFAIKMPIFPFHTWQPDTYEQSPTPVTIVLSALMVKMGLFAVLRWLLPVLPEGVAYWSDTVITLSIIGIVYASLLAIVQKDLKRLVAYSSIAHMGLMSAAAFAGTNVGMHGLAVQMFNHGINIAGMWVIVHMIEQRYGTRNMSKLGGMATAAPKMAIALVIVSLANIALPLTNGFVGEFMLFNGLFQSASEYHITFMVIAGLGVILGAVYTLNMIQRTAYGSVVEMKEGKDLTTNEYIGLAIIIGLIIFLGVYPKPLLEMTATAVNTMMP